The DNA window ttaaatctagatcagtttttttttttaaaatattctcaaaaaaaaatggaatatgtcataaatttataaatttattaaatacaaaactGAAAGATTAAAAACTTACTAAACAAAGGGCTTAAAGTTTATAAGCCTATtggacaattttttttgaagtttttagacgtttttaatgtttagaatcaaataaacacaaacctaaaaatttcattctttttataaaaatattgataaaatatcCGTCAATTCAGGAGGCGAACTTTACtttaaatcaacaaaattttagCAATCAAACCATCATCCACAGGAATAATGATCCGAGTTAAATATAAGTAACATTCCAACCCtgttcaacaaaaatattacaagaaaaaattgttcttCAAAAAGAGAGGACAATAAATTCTTATATCTACAATATCTACATCTACATGCCAAACTTGAACGATTGAAGCCTTAgctttgaattaaaaagagaaattatgGGCCGCAATCAAGCTTAAGATCCCAAATTGATATAAgcttcaattttgattttaaaatcacccctttttctttccattgttCAGTCTCAGAACCCAACAAAGATTTTGACCACAAAATAACAAGATTAAAAAGGATGGGTACTAACAAAAAGCATCTCATCTAAACCCCTCCACACCCCACCacaaaaggagagaaaaaaacgtTGGTTATGTCATAGTTTAATGGGTTTGTATCTTTCAACCAGAACCACTAAAAAAAGGGGGGNNNNNNNNNNNNNNNNNNNNNNNNNNNNNNNNNNNNNNNNNNNNNNNNNNNNNNNNNNNNNNNNNNNNNNNNNNgggggggggggggggaaaGAATCTCATATTAATGCAAAAAAGACAAAGCATGAAGCTTCTAGTTAGTTATTATAGGATTAAAGGTAAGACAACAGAGGCATTTACCATCTTGACGCGTATTCCTAGTCGTCTTGCTTGTGTAGAACCTTCATCACGCCACACGTTCTGAAAAAACAAAGATCAGAAAATTGAGCAAATGGAAAAGAGATTGGAGTTTCCAACCTTCAACCACAACCGCGTTCTCTGAAATACCACGCTACTGCCTTCATGATCATTGTCTCTGTAAGTGCTCTGTTAGACCATGCACTATGGATGGCTATGGCTTCTTTGGATATCCAGGCCATTAATTCAGTAATGGTCAGGCACCATAAAAGACCCTGGTGGAAACGATTTCACAACATGTTTGCTTCCTATGATTGGCAAATAACAACATTGCACTCGAGGTGCATAAATATGTCTAAGATTCCTCCTTCAACTGCATTATTAGGTACAaaaatgtctttttctttttatttcttcaatgaaaagtttccttttttttctttaaacttCTTTGAATTAATAGAACCTGAAATTACACGTGTTCAAAGTCTGTTGGCATTGTCTGGTTATGTCTTCGATGCCGACGATTGTATCTTTTACTGCGATGGTGAGATTTGGGTGATGGACTAGAGGCACTAGAatgttgaatttcttcttctcttgtcATTGTACCAAAAATGTAATCTAGAGGGTCTGCAGTAGCAGCATCAGCGCCCGGCTTAGTCTGCATATAACAAACGTTCAAATCAGACAAAACAATAGACAAACGACCAGTGAATCATCCCATTTGAATAAACTGCATTTAATTTCCTTTGGTGCAAGGCAACTTGTGGAGAACCACGAAGATACTTCCTTGCATCTTTGGtaaatactttttaacttCAGGAACTTTATAATTACATGATTTTGAGGATGCTTAGTTGAAGTTCGTAAGCATGGAAGGAACACAGTTTTTGATATTTggacttccaaattttgaattcagaTTCCAGTGTTTATGATCCACGTAACTACTATAACATTAAGATCAATTCTACCCAAATTGATCATGGGATGCACAGATTGGTGCCTCCTTGGATTATACAAGATTTCCTTGTGTTTTGATCACTATAGCACacaattcttttttgaagTATAAAGGCAGAAACTGAGTaaacaatcataaaaaaattgaagaagtaTTAGTCAGAGGGGCAGAAACTGAATAATTGCACTTACAAGGACTGGCGTGAACTCAAAAGCATTTCCTTTGTCATCAGGGTCACCATAGGAATCACTCTGGTTAGGATTGGAATCGCGGTTGGATGAATCATGGTGGTTTCCATGCAAGTTGTCCTTAGGGTCATTGTAATGCGTCCTCTGAGCATGCGCAACATCGTCACTGAAGAAATTTCGATAACGCCACCTTATTTTTGGCCGGTCCAAGGTTGAATCGTCAAACACTtcctcataaaaaaaatgcttggATATGTGCTGCATGGTACGAGGATCATTGTGATATTTCGTCACTACACTGCAATGAGAAAATAATTACTGGTCATTACAAGAGAACTCACCatgtaataatattataaaaccTCAGAAGTTGAGAgaattgttagacgaacacgactctccacaatgacatgatattgtctactttgagcgaaagctctcatagctttgctttgggcttccccaaaaggcctcgtaccaatggagatagtattcctcacttataaacccatgattttccactaaattaaccaatgtgggactcactcccaataatcctcaatcctcaacaatcctcccctcgaacaaagtacactataagcctcccttgaggcttatggagctctcgaatagcctctccttaatcgaggctcgactcctttctctggagccctcgaacaaagtacaccctttgttcgacactccTTAACCAATGTCGTACACCcgttgttcgacactttagtcacttttgactacaccttcaaggctcacaattctttgttcgatatttgaggattctattgacatgactaagtttagggcatggctctgataccatgttagacgaacacgactctccacaatggtatgatattgtccactttgagcggaagctctcatggctttgctaggcttccccaaaaggcctcataccaatggagatagtattcctcacttataaactcatgatcttccactaaattaaccaatgtgggactcactcccaataatcctcaatcCTCAACAAGAATAGGATCCAAAAAGTATGAGATCCCAAGATCAGTATCACTGAAATTTACTGAACTATGgcaatattaataataagcTGATGAGTTATTCGTAGTCGAAGTAAACTAATATAAGTAGATAACACCCTTCTTTCTCTAATTAAACCAGCTTCCAAGTACTTCAGAACTCGAGCATTGACTCGAAGCCCAAAAGATACTCTATGGTTAGTCCCCCTTGCTTCTCCAATTAAGCCAGCTTGAAAGTATTTTTGATGCTCATGCAACACCTGAGTGGCATAATGCTACCTATTCTCTTGGCCACTATGCGAGGATAGTGACCACAGACGCCTACTTTGtcaaatttaaatagattATAGCACTGCTGGCTCCTGTTAATGTGCTCATTATacataaaaagtaaataggAAGACAACATCAATAATTCTAGCaatagatataaaaaataaagaaNaacaacaacaataataataataaataaacaaataaaaataattaaaaaaccatacaaaaaaacaaatccaaCAAAGAGATTCAGAAA is part of the Cucurbita pepo subsp. pepo cultivar mu-cu-16 chromosome LG03, ASM280686v2, whole genome shotgun sequence genome and encodes:
- the LOC111790494 gene encoding uncharacterized protein LOC111790494 isoform X1; translated protein: MGEALFELEQVLRSKQNSLTIEEANVLQTCKSKAVRDFTFGFLVGGGVTWAGTWRLNKFVRLNLSGGAGALFGLRRFSRSLSSCVDHILALDGSRMQKELANIVVTKYHNDPRTMQHISKHFFYEEVFDDSTLDRPKIRWRYRNFFSDDVAHAQRTHYNDPKDNLHGNHHDSSNRDSNPNQSDSYGDPDDKGNAFEFTPVLTKPGADAATADPLDYIFGTMTREEEIQHSSASSPSPKSHHRSKRYNRRHRRHNQTMPTDFEHV
- the LOC111790494 gene encoding uncharacterized protein LOC111790494 isoform X2 is translated as MWFQVLLSNLTIEEANVLQTCKSKAVRDFTFGFLVGGGVTWAGTWRLNKFVRLNLSGGAGALFGLRRFSRSLSSCVDHILALDGSRMQKELANIVVTKYHNDPRTMQHISKHFFYEEVFDDSTLDRPKIRWRYRNFFSDDVAHAQRTHYNDPKDNLHGNHHDSSNRDSNPNQSDSYGDPDDKGNAFEFTPVLTKPGADAATADPLDYIFGTMTREEEIQHSSASSPSPKSHHRSKRYNRRHRRHNQTMPTDFEHV